The sequence TAAATTCGATTTGAATagatcattataaaaaaaataaacaacctAAATAATCCGTTAATTTTCCCCCctgtttttttgtaattttacacAATTTTAAAAAGCTACGATTTGATCCCCACGTTTAGTTTTTGTTAAAACAAAGGCACAAAGATTTACTGTGTTAATGGTGATCATATGTGGCTTACGGTATTTTAAGCTACGTTGACCActaaatgtgattttattataaACCATGAATGATTATATCCCTTACTCAAGTGACCTTAttgtaataaaaactaaatataggAAATCAAATCGtaactttttaataataaataaatagaaatgcacaaaaaatatgagactatTTAGGTTGTttactcttttaaaaaaaatgcataaatcAATGATATACTAGTAATTACAATTAAGTGATAGAACAAATTAGAAAGCAGAGACAGAgtatatacaaaaacaaaaatcatgaatgatattctcaaaatataattgatatacataaaagtaaatataaattcaaattcgATGAGAATATGACTACATATAAATTCGAATTCTTAAAGTAAACAAAATACTCAACAACCACAACATAATACTGAGATTAAAATATCCTAACAAAAGAGTCTGTTTTCCGTTCTTCGACTTATTTCCGCAACCAAGACATGATCTTGAATCTCAATATGATGTGGGAAGTGGTGTATTTGCATGCTTCCAGCCAAATGATTCATCAAACTCATAATGCCTTGAGCCCGCAACATCTTCAGCAGGAATTAAATCAGAAATTTCTTTCAAGTCCTCCTCCGTCAGCTTCACTTGTAAAGCGCCAATGTTATTATCCAGGTTCTTGATTTTGCTTGTTCCTGACATCATAAAGAATCAAGAAAGAGAACAAGTTATGCATAAGAAATATTCATATTAGAAATTCATCAAATGCTTACCAGGGATTGGAACAACATCATCCCCTTGATGGAGAACCCAAGACAGAGCTAGTTGAGCAGTGCTGCATTCATGTTTCTTAGCCAAATTCTCTACTCTCACATACAGTGCTTTGTTCTTCTCCAAGTTCTCAGAACTATATCTTGGGTGTGGAAACTAGAATTTATTGGCAAATATTCATTTAGCTAATTATTAAACTAAGGAGAATAACAGCTCTGATATCAAATtacttatataattatgtatatacatactatGCGTTCATGAACACTTTCTGAAACTCCTTTGCCTCCGAAAAAAACCCGACCAAGTGGACTGTATGTTACTATTCCAATTCCAAGTTCTCTGCATAACAAAGAGAAATTCATGTTAAAAATCTCAAACACTAAAAGAAGAAAGCGAACTTTATTTGAACCTGCAAAGTGGGACAATTTCATCTTCAATATCACGAGACCACAAAGACCATTCCATTTGAACTGCAGAAATGGGATGCACTGCATGAGCACGCCTGATTGTATGAGGGCTGGCTTCTGATAAACCAATATACCTCACTTTACCCTCTTCCACCAACTTCTTCAGTTCTCCAATCTATATAAACATGATTATGAATATAACTGTATATGATCATGAGTTAATcatgcacacacacatatatctatataaagaGACTAGAGACTCACAGTTTCCTCAATAGGAACAGTCTGATCAACCCTATGCTGATAATACAAATCAATGTAGTCAACTTGAAGTCTCTTGAGACTGGCCTCACAACAAGCCCTCACATACTCTGGCTTCCCATTCACCCCCATACCTCCTTCATCAAGAGCACAACCAAATTTTGTTGCCAATTGGATCTTCTCTCTTGGCAACTCCTTCAATGCCTACAAAGACCAAAATTTTCACTTTTCTCTTTTAAATAATGAACCCAATCattagaaattaatataattaagaaaataactAAGACTTGCCTTGCCAATCAAGATCTCATTAGTATAATGTCCATAAATATCAGCGGTGTCAAAGAAGGTGATCCCTTGATTGAATACATACTTAAGGAAGGCTATCCCTTCTTCTTCTGGTAGAGGCTTGTTGTATCCTCCACTCAGTGTCATACATCCAAAACCCAACTTGGAAATCTGGCAATTTATGTATGCTAATCACAGAATTATCAACATGAAATGAAACTGGtttatcacacacacacacacacacacacacacagagtgAGAAAGAAACAGAGAAAGACCTCTAGTCCTTGTGTTCCCAGTTTTACCCTAGGCATCTGGAGATGAGTGTTCTTTTCCATTGCTTCCCGCTATGCACTTGAAGATGAacctgttttttttattatttatatattcctttttttttcggACAAGATTGAAGATGAACCTGTTGAATTTATAAAGCTCAAAACTAGACCCAATCAAACTGAAGCTTCTTGGATAGATAGCACATAAAGGTTGACAAAAAAATGTTGACAAAGAAAAGTAGGAAAAAGTTGAccaaaaaatgttttttttttaaaaagaaccaCAGGGGCTGttataataatatgaaataagaGTACAGAGAAAGAAGCAGAgctaaaacatgaaaatatgaTAACAGAGGAAGAGACAAATCTAGGACAGAAAGAGAGGAGATACAAATCAGTTAAACTATGAATCCGGAATCAAGGAAAGACTTCATTATCCAATGAGGAAGATCGCGCCCGAAGAGGAAGAGATTTTCATCGGACGAATTGATGCCATGGGCGGCCAGATTGATTGCAGGAGTCATCCAGGTCAAGGGAATGCAATGAATGGAGGGAGAACCCAGCGCAGTAAGCAACGATCTAATATTGGCAAGTTGAGAGCAGAATCTCCACATGGTGACAGGGTTGGGACGACAAAGAATGCTGGGAATTGTTGATGTGTTGACGAAAATATGTTTGATATTGAGGCGATTGACTAAAACTGATTGGAGTGCAGCAAAGAGAGCAGAAAATTCATCCAAAGAAGAGTCGTTTCTGGAGATCGGGCAGTAACCTGCAAGATGGACAACATAGTTAGAGTTTGAGAGAAAGAAACCTGCAGAACATACCGAAGTGTCCGGATTGGAACTGGAGTGGGAGAAGAGAAATAATTCATCAGCACAGGTAAAGTTGTTCAGAATAAGTTTTTGCCCGAGCAAGCAACGGTTGCTGGCACAGAAGTCCTGCACATGAGAAAGGGCTCGGCAAGCAATTACAGGAATATTAATGGAAGCATTACGAAAGATGACATCGCAACGGGATTTCCAAATTAGCCAAGCAGCAGCTGCAATAATAGATTTATAGTGCTTAGAAAGGCCCAAATCGGTGAGCCAGGATCCCTCAGCAAAGCCATTGGGGAAAAGGATGAGCTTGTTAATCTTCATACCCAAATAAGTCCAAACCTGATTAGCCACAGAACAATGCCAAAACAGATGATCGATCGTTTCAGGAAAAAGACCACACATGGCACAAGGACTATTAGGGCCAAATCTCATATGATATAAAAAGTTGTTAGTAGAAAGACGGCCATGGAATAGAGTCCAAAGGAAATGCTTGACCCGAGGGGCAATATCCAACTTCCAGAAAAGTTGCCAACCAGGCCAGTAGCTGGAGTGAGTGAGGTTGTGATTCAGGAATTTGTAAACAGAGGTAGCAATTTTATGATGCTTGGTAACAGGATTCCAAATCCAAAGATTGCAAGAGTTGGGATCAATAATGCTGGAAGATACATTCTGAACATTAAAATTAGAACCAAAAACATGTTCTAAAAGGGTCGCATTCCATCTATCACCAATAATAACCTCAGAAATGGTTAACGAATCAACATCAGTATCCATATTAATAAAAGTAGGTTTGAGTGCAATGGGAATATCAAAGAGCCAAGGATCCCAACTAAAAGAAGTCTTAGTCGGATTAACGGAAATAATACGACGGTTGGGCAAGATGCGACTCGCAACTCTAGTAAGATTTCTAAAAAACCAGGAGCAATTAATAGGAGGTCTACACTTCCAGAAAATAAAATCTCCATATTTAGCCCGCATAATATCAACCCAAATAAAATTTTCGTTGTTAAGATACTTAAAAAGGTGTTTGGCCATCAGAGAATATTTAGCAAGAGAGAGATTACTGATACCAATGCCCCCCTCAGACTTGCCAGAATTAACCACATGCCAAttcacattatggatgccctttccattgctgTTTCTACTCCAGAAGAATTTCCTGACAGTTCTGGTGATTTCGGAAATAATAGATTCAGGAATGGGATAAACTGAGAGGATATAAGTTGGAatagaaagaagagaagagttgATAAGAGTGGTCTTTGCAGCTTGAGAGAGATTAA comes from Dioscorea cayenensis subsp. rotundata cultivar TDr96_F1 chromosome 15, TDr96_F1_v2_PseudoChromosome.rev07_lg8_w22 25.fasta, whole genome shotgun sequence and encodes:
- the LOC120277315 gene encoding probable aldo-keto reductase 1, with protein sequence MEKNTHLQMPRVKLGTQGLEISKLGFGCMTLSGGYNKPLPEEEGIAFLKYVFNQGITFFDTADIYGHYTNEILIGKALKELPREKIQLATKFGCALDEGGMGVNGKPEYVRACCEASLKRLQVDYIDLYYQHRVDQTVPIEETIGELKKLVEEGKVRYIGLSEASPHTIRRAHAVHPISAVQMEWSLWSRDIEDEIVPLCRELGIGIVTYSPLGRVFFGGKGVSESVHERIFPHPRYSSENLEKNKALYVRVENLAKKHECSTAQLALSWVLHQGDDVVPIPGTSKIKNLDNNIGALQVKLTEEDLKEISDLIPAEDVAGSRHYEFDESFGWKHANTPLPTSY